The sequence below is a genomic window from Streptomyces sp. NBC_00289.
ACTCGCCCCGGCCCCCAGTCGGCAGCATGCTGGAAGACGTGACTGGCGCGCCGATCGTCGTCCACCGGCCGTCCCGCACCGGCGGTCGGAGAGTCACCGTGCACAGGCAGGGCCGGGACGAGATTCTTGGCACCGCCTACAGCGACCACGACCTGGTGGTGTTCCTTGAAGCCAAGGGCATCAAGGATCCCGACGGCGTGCTGGACGATCCCAGGTGGGTGGAGTGGCGCGGAGCCAGCCCACACCAATGGAGCGCAGTCTGAGAAGCCGTATTCCCATCGGTCAGGAAGACGGTTCTGGTCGAACAGGGTGCCTGGTTGGGTGATCTTGGCCGGGTGGATGCATGAGAGCAGGGCCCCTTGGTAGCTCGGGGTTGTGACGCCACTCGAGTATCAGAGGCCCTGTTGTTCCAGCCTTGCGTGACGGCCCTCGTTCCTCCAACTCCTGCGTGTCGGTGTGCGATTGCCTCGCTCACCGGTTCGGGAACGCGGCCGACCGGCCCGAGAGGGTACGGCGGTATCCGTCGGACATGACGGATACGGAGTGGGCGGTGGTGCGTGACGCGCTGCCGGTGCCGGCCTGGCTGGAGGGCCGGGGCGGGGCGGGGCGGGGCGGGGCGGGGCGGGGCGGGGCGGGGCGGGGCGGGGCGGGGCGGGGCGGGGCGGGCAGCCGGAACGCTACTGCCACCGGCAGACGCTGGATGCGGTCTTCTACGTCACCGACAACGGGATCAAGTGGCTCTCGGTTCCTGCCGATTTCCCTGCTTGGGACCGCGTGTATGCCTTCTTCCGCAGGTGGAGGGAGAACGACCTGGTCAAGGAGTTGCACGACACAGTTGCGCGGGAAGGTCCGTGAGGCCGAGGGTCGTCAGACCGAGCCGAGCGCGGCGATCATCGACTCGCAGTCGGTGAAGGGCGCCGCCTCGGTGCCGTCCGCCACGCGCGGTTACGACGGCGGGAAGAAGATCAATGGCAGGCGCTGGCACGTCGCCACGGACTGCCTCGGCCTGCTGCTCCTGGTGCTGGTGTGCCGCGGACGCCGACCGGCAGGCCGCCCGCATCATGCTGCCGCCCCCGCTGCGGACGCGGCTCAGGAAGATCAGCCTGGTATGGGCCGACGGCGGCTACACGGGCGTCCTGGTCGACTGGGCGAAGGAGAAACTCCGGCTCAGCCTGCAGACCGTCAAGCGGAGCGACGACGTGAAGGGGTTCGTGGTACTGCCGAGACGGTCGTTGGTGGAATGAACTCCGGGATGGCTGTTGCGCACGAGGCGTCTGGCCCGGGACTACGATAGGCTACCCGCCAGCAGCGAGGCGTTCATCCACTTCTCGGCCACCATGCTCATGACTCGCCGCCTGGCCCGCGCCACTGCCCACGGCCGGACGGTCAGGACGCCGCGTCGGCAGCGGACGGCACTCGCGGCCTGAACCGGCCTGACGGTGAGGAGGCCAGCCAGCCCCGCTCAACGAGCCGCTTCGCCTTCGACCGCATCCCCTCGATCTTCGCCGGCACCAGCTCGAGCCCGAGCCGGGCCGTCATCTCCTTCGCCTCAATCCCTCCCTATCATCGGGGAGTTCGGCCTCCAGCAGCTCCACGATCCGCCGGTAATCCGGCGCGAGCGCCACCGCCGTCATCCCCTCTCGCCACCGCTGCACGACCGACCCGGCAACCGCAGCCCTCGCCCGCCCCGGCCGGCGGCTCCGGCGCCCCCTCCTGGGCAGACGCCTCCGCGGCAGCGCCCGGCGCGGCCAGGGCCTCGGCCAGCTCGACCCGGGCGATCACCCGACGCTCCAACACCGCCTCCGCTTCGGCGAGTTCCGCGAGAATCCGGTCCGCTTCCGCCTGAAGCCCCTCCGCCCGCACCCGGGCAGCCGTCTCACGTTCCTCCAGCAAACCCATCACCGATGTCACCGGCCATCTCCGCACCGCGAGAACGATCTGATCGCCCGAACCCTCCCGCAACGACGCCCGAACCATGCCTGAGCAGCAGAAACTCAGCGAACACATCCGGAAAGACAACGGCTTCTAAGCCGTACCGTCACGGTCTCCACATCAGCATCCTCGAGCCCGAACCACAGCTACCCACAGTCACAGGACGACCGTCACACCCCGCCGAGACACCCTCTGCGGGTCGTTGGGCGGTGCCTCACCAGATCAGGCACCAGTAATTGCGGCTGGTGCCTATGCCGATACGGCCGCCTTGTGGGACCAGGTCAGGGTCAGGCTGGCCGACAGCTGCCATCGAGCACACTGGGTCCCCGACAGCGCCAACTGCGGCCATTCGCTCAGCGGCAGCCACTGCGGCCGGCGATGTATACCACGTCGTGATCATCGGCTCATGGCCGTCGGTCGCCGGTAGCGCGGATGGCCTGGCTTGTCTTGGTGCCGTCGCACTACGTGAGGGCTCGGAGGATATGAAGCGAGTTGCTGTCGGTTTTGCTCTCGGCGTCCACACGGCCGACGAGTCAACTGCTGTCCGGCGGGGCGTCAGCCGGTCGCTTGGTGGTACTGGCTGTCGGGGATGGCTCATCGTCGGTTTCGGCGCAGGTATGTCCGTTGTCGGTCCTGCCTTATCTGAAGCCCTTGGGTGAGGCGTCCAGGGCGGCAAAGGATTCAAGGTTGGCACAGACAGATTGGCCGAGGCCGACGGCGTCGGGTCGGGCGTGCCGCCGTCCTGCGCTACCAGTGTCCACACGCCAAGGCCCCCCATGGCGAGCACGGCGACACCACCCGCGATCCAGGGGACCCGCCGCGGCGGGCGTCGGTGACGGCTCATGGCATTCACTGTCCTCTGCGATGAGCCGCCCCTCAAGCCCTGGGCGGACAACCTCCCCCGGTATCGCGACCTCATCTCGGCGTGCCGAGGCGTGCCCAACTGTTCGCCACCTACAGGAAGCACTCGCGCACGTCGTGGGTGCCGCCGGGCAGGGCGGGCGAGATCCACAGCAGCCTGCCGTCATCCGCGGTGATGACCTGCAGGTTCACGCCCTCGCGGTGGCTTTGCCGGAGTAGTGGCCGGCAGCGGCCACCCGGTCGGTCTCCGCCGAGGGGTGCGGACCCTCGGTGAGCGCACCGCCGCCAAGCTCAAAAAACGCTGGCGAGCGCTCAAACGCATGACCCTCACCCCCTGCCAAATCAGCGACATCACCCGCCCTCGCCCTCGCCCTCGCCCTCGCCCTCGCCCTCGCCCTCGCCCTCGCCCTCGCCCTCGCCCTCGCCCTCGCCCTCGCCCTCGCCCTCGCCCTCGCCCTCGCCCGAACCTAAAATCAGATCCGTTGAGACCGCAATAGACAATCGCAGCCCAACCTCGTCCTTTATGAGTCCTCGTCGTCTGGCCAACGGGGACTCACTTTTGCGCGTTGCGGTCGTTTGTGAACCGCGCACGTGCGCCGCGCACCCTGCTGACCCACGGCGGTCACTAGGTCCGGTGGGTGAGTGCGGTGATAATCGTGGCGCCCGTGCTCGTCGTCGCTCCGGTGCAATGCCGAGGTGACGGGGGTGGCTGGGGGCCGCCGTCGCTATCGCGGACCTGTACCTGGCCGCCGGCTCGCGGTGGCACCCAATGCTAATAAGCGATGATTACTCAGGTAGAGGAGACATGGGAACTCGATAATCATTCGGTACATAGCCCTCCCCCTGACTAGGTATGCCTTGCGACTCCAATTGCGGCGCAATCGCTTCTTCAGCCTCTCGCGCCAAAGCCTGACGTCCGTAGCCCTCGTAGCATGCCTGTCCACCGCGGCGGCCGCGGGTTCACCGACCGGCATTTCCAGGCCGCGCGAGGACAAGCCGACTCCCGACACGAACAGCCCGCAAGCTGAGCCCCGGAGTGACGGCGTGTTGGACTTGCCGAACCTGAACACTGAGGGGAATGCGCCCAGCGGAACCGACACGGACCTGGGGATCCCCGCTACGGCCCTGCATGCATACAAGCGGGCCGAGCAATCCGTCGCGACCGCTGTCCCGGACTGTAACTTGAAGTGGGAACTCGTCGCGGCCATCGGCCGGATCGAGTCAGTGCACGCCTCCGGCTACGGGCTGCGCGAAGACGGATACACAGACAAGGCGATCCGCGGGCCTCAGCTGAACGGACAGCAGTTCGCACTGATCCGCGACACCGACGCTGGCGTGTGGGACGGCGACAGGCAGTACGATCGCGCGGTCGGCCCCACTCAGTTCATTCCCTCCACCTGGAAGCAGTGGGGCACTGACGGCAACGGCGATGGCAAGCGGGACCCGAACAACATTTACGACGCTGCGCTTGCTACCGGCCTGTACCTGTGTGCTGGCGACCGCAATCTGTCGACGTCCGAAGATCTCAAGACCGCCGTCCTCAGTTACAACCGCTCCACCCAGTACTACGACAACGTGTTGTCGTGGATGCGGACGTATGAGGGCGGGGGCGTTGCCGAGCTGCCGAACACTGGCACGGGTACGCGTTTGCCACATTTGCCAACGCTGCCCACTCCCCCGGTGAGCCCGTCGGCACCCAGCACACCCGCCATGCCGTCGGCACCTGGTGCGCCGCCTACACCCACAACACCAAGAACGCCGCCTGCCCCTCCAAAACGAGATGCCCCGGTGGAGCCAGAGCCTCCGACCAGGCCTACCACGCCTCCCCACACGACCGACCCGAAGCCCCCGAAACCCGTCCCCATCGGCAAGCTCACCCGAGTTGGGGCCTCCTCGTTCACAGCGGACGCAGGCACCGTCTTCCTGGGAAGAGCCAAGGTCATGGCTGTGCGCACCAACGGAAAGGCCGCAGCAGGACAGAAAATCCGCTTCGCCGTGATCGGTGACACCGATGCCCGTTTCACTGGTGGCCTGCGCACAGTGACCGTCACCACCAGCGCCCAAGGCGTGGCCATAGCCCCTTGCATCGAGGCTGGTGACCGCCCGAGCACGTTCACGATCCGCGCTCATCTCGTGAGCACACACATCGAAGGGGTGACTCCGGTCGCATTTGCGGGCACGGTCCTGCCTGCCGCGGACAAGCTGACTCGCACCAGCGACACGGCGCTGGAGGCTTCGTCCTCAAGTACGTTCGGCAAGGAAATCGGCTTCAAAGCAACGCTTAACGGTAAGGCTGCGGCTGGCGTTGCCCTGGTCGCTCGGGTTGTCGCTGACGGCGGTACAGAACCGGTCAGCGCAGGCCCTTACTTTAAGGACGCCAAGGACCGTCCACTTCGTACCTTGACACTCACCACGACCGGCACCGACGGGCTTGTCTTGCTGCCTGAGTTGTTTACGGACGAGAATGCGGGCGCCTACCAGCTCGTCCTGACCGCTACGAACGGCGTCACGGTTACGGTCGACTTGACCGTAACGGAGACGACCGCTACTCCGTCCCCACAGCCCTCTACAGCTCCCTGACGGACCTTTAGCCTCGATCTTCCTTGAGGGTCCGCCGACGGAGTCGGTGGGCCCTTTCCCTTTCCGGAGCGGGCTGGTGGGCAGGCCGGTGGCCCGGCTGTCGCGTCGGGTGGGCGCCGGGTTCCACTGCCCGGGGCGGGTGATGCTGTCGCAGAGACGGTGGGTTGTGTTTCAGCCGGGGTCGGGCAGAAGCGCGAGCTGTTCAAGAGCCGTGGTGATCTCACCGGTCCAGGGCCAGTGGCGGGCCAGGCGGAGGATGCGTCGCCGACCGGTGGTGACGAGCTGGCCGGCTGCGGTGAACAGGCGGAACCGCAGGCGACGCGGTTCCCAGAGCCTCGCCCGGCTGGTCAGGGCGAGCATCGGAATCCAGGCCAGCGGGTTCGGGTGCGATTTGGACGATCTCCAGCCAGACCCGGTTCTGGGTGGTGTAGTGCAGGGGCAGGTTGCGCAGGCCGGTGGCCCGGGCTGCCCTGATCCGGTCCCCGGCCCGTGCCCGGAGCCGGAGCCGGTGACGGAGCTCGAGCTCGGCGAGCGGCTCGTCAGGGATGTTGGTCGCGAAGCACGTGATCCGCATGCCGTCCGCGTCGGTGATCCTCAACTGGGCGTCGGGATAGGTCGTTCCCTTCGGACGATGAGCCGCATGCCCTTGGGCCAGCCGTCCAGGACCTTGCCGCTCGGCGATCCAGGCCCCGTCCCGGGCCTGACCGTCGGCCTCGACGGCCGGTGTCCATGCCGGGGCAGGGAGCTTCAGTACGTGTTCGTGGATCGCTTCGGTGATCACCATGCCGACCGAGTAGGACAGCCAGCGCCCGCGCTGGGCGAGCCAGGACACGAAGTCGTGGGTGAGGCTGATCCTTTGGAGTGGACACCCTGACAATGGGTCTTGATGGTCCGGAGAGGGGTGTCCGGGTGGGACGCAAGTCTCCGTGTCCGGAGGGGTTCAGGAAGGACGCGGTTGTGCTCTACCGCGCCGCGGCTGGCAAGCGGACGTACGCGGCGGTGGCCGCGGATCTCGGCATCACCGCGGAGTCGCTGCGGACGTGGGTGCGCAGGGACGAGGCCCAGGCCGTGCCCGGACACCGTGACGCGGGCGGGAGCGTGGCGGAGGAGCTGGCCCGGTTGCGGGCGGAGAACGCCCGGCTGCTCAAGGCCGAGAAGGAGTGGCATCTGGAGCGCGGGATCCTGCGCCGGGCAGCCGCCTATTTCGCTCGGGAGGTGAAGTGAGCCCCCACCGCTGGGACTTCATCTCCGACAACCGTGCCGGCTTCGGCGTCAAGCGGATCTGCCGCGTCCTTGGAGTATCCCGCGCCGGCTACTACCGGCACCTGGCGGCCGGGCAGGCCCGCGCCGAGCGCCAGGCCGAGGAGAAACGGACCGTGAGCGAGATCCGCGCTGTCCACGCCGGGCACCAAGGCGCCTACGGCGCCCCACGTGTCCATGCCGAGCTGCGTGCGAGGGGACGGAAGATCAACCGCAAGCGCGTGACCCGGACGATGCGGATCAACCACATCGTCGGCCGACACCTGCGAAAGAAGAAGCGGACGACGATCGCGAACAGGACCGCGCCGCCCGCGCCGGACCTGGTGATGCGCGACGTGACCGCGGACACGCTGAATACCCGGTGGTGCGGCGACATCACTTACACAGCCGTTGGCGCGACATGGCTCTACCGCGCCACGGTGATCGACATCTGCTCGAGGAAGGTGGTGGACTGGTCGATCGCGGACCACCTGCGCACCTCGCTGGTCACCGACGCGATCGAGATGGCCGTGGCCGCCCGCGGCGGCCGGGTCCACGGCGTCGTTTCCACACCGGCAGGGGCTCCCAGGGTGGATTCAACTGGTCGTCGCAACACCCTGATCTCGGAGGTGTGCGACGTGGCCACGGCGGACTGGAGTTTGAAGACCAGCGATGTTCCGGAGGGGCGGCGTCGGCAGTGGCGCGCTGACCGTGCGTTGCGGCCGGCGATGCGTTCGCCGGGGCGGCCTGATCCTTCTCGGGTCGTGCAGCGCCAGTTCTGGCGACTGATCGCCACGGGGGTCACGACGGTGGAGGCGTCGTTGGTGGTCGGCGTGTCGTGGCCGGTGGGTGCGAGGTGGTCGCGAACTGCGCCGCAACGCCGCCACGCGCGGCGGCAAGCAGGAATACCGCGCGACGGTCGCCCAGTGGAAGGCTCAGCAGGATGGCGTCCCGCGTGATGGTGTAGGCGATCACCGTGCGGGTGTGCGCGGGCGGGTGCCCGGGGCGTGCATCCGGTGACGGTCTCCGCTCCCTGCGCATGAGGCAGGCCACCGTGCAAATCTCCCTGGTGAACGGCCAGTTCAACCCTGGAGGTGCCCGATGGCCTTGTCCCAGTCTGACCTACAACGCCTGCTGGAGTCACTACGCACGGCGGACGGGATCGAGCTCGTCCGCAACGTCGCCGAGCGCATGCTGCAAGAGCTGATCGAGGCCGAGCTCAGCGGCCGGATCAGCGCCCAGTGGAACGAGCACACCGAAGCCCGCACCGCCTTCCGCAACGGCCACCGGGAGAAGACCTTGGCCACCCAGGCCGGCGATCTGGACCTGGCGATACCGAAGCTGCGCAGCGGCAGCTTCTTCCCAGCCTGCTGGAACGGCGGCGCCGCATCGACCAGGCGCTCTACGCCGTCATCATGGAGGCATACGTGCACGGGGTGTCCACCCGCTCGGTCGACGACCTGGTCAAGGCGCTCGGCGCGGACAGCGGAATCTCCAAGAGCGAGGTCTCACGGATCTGCGGTGACCTGGACGAACAGCTCACGGTCTTCCGCGGCCGGCCCCTGGATCACAGCCGCTTCCCCTACCTCTACCTGGACGCCACCTACTGCAAGGTGCGCGTGAACCACCGGATCGTCTCCCAGGCCGTGGTCATCGCCACCGGCATCAGTGAGGACGGCGGCCGTGAGGTGCTGGGTGTGATGGTCGGTGACAGCGAGACCGAAGCGTTCTGGAGCGAGTTCCTGCGCTCCTTGCGCGAACGCGGCCTGGGCGGGGTCCGTCTGGTCATCTCCGACAGTCACAGCGGCCTGGTGGCAGCGATCCGCAAGGTCATGCTCGGTGCCGCCTGGCAGCGTTGTCGTGTCCATTTCTTGAGGAATGTGTTTTCCGTGATCCCCAAGGAATCCGGGGAAATGGTCGCGGCGACCATCCGCACCATCTTCATCCAGCCCACCGCCGAAGCCGTCCATCACCAACTCGATGCGGTGGCCGACATGCTCGGGCAGCAGTTTCCCAAGGTCAGGCAGATGCTCCTGGACGCCAAGGAGGACCTGACCGCCTTCGCTGCCTTTCCCATCTCGCATTGGAAGAAGATCCAGTCTTCAAATCCCCTGGAGCGGATCAACCGCGAGATCAAGCGCCGCACCGACGTCGTGCAGGTCTTCCCCAACCCGGCCGCCCTCGAGCGGCTGGTCACCGCCGTGCTCAGCGAGATGCACGACGAATGGATCGCCTTCCCCCGCCGCTACCTGTCCGAAGGCAGCATGACTGCCATCTACGCCGCCGAACACGCCGACCACACCACCCATGCACTCCCCAACACCCCGAACACTACGGAGGATTGATCGCCTACACCATCACAGGGGACGTGACCCTCAGCAGGCGGCCAAGCGCCCGAAGAACGCGAAACTCCTGGGTAACGACCGGTTGCGTGAGTACGTAGAGGACCGGCTCGCCGGCAGCATCCGTCGCCCCGACAACATGACCGTCACCGGGCCCAAGACGCCCGCATGGAAAGGGCTGAACAAGCCGCACCGTCAGGACAGACGTTGGGCGACGGCATGGAGTCCGGAGCAGATTTCGCACCGACTCCGTGTCGACTTCCCCGATGATGAGTCCATGCGCATCAGCCACGAAGCGATCTACCAGGCGCTGTTCATCGAAGGCCGTGGCGCGCTCAAGCGGGAACTGGTGACGTGCCTGCGCACCGGCCGGGCGCTGCGGGCTCCCCGTGCACGGTCGCAGAACAAGCCGCAGGGGCATGTCACCGCGGACGTCGTCCTCAGCGAACGCCCCGCCGAGGCCACGGACCGCGCGGTCCCCGGACACTGGGAAGGCGATTTGATTATCGGGACGGGCCGCTCCGCGATCGGCACGCTTGTCGAGCGCAGCAGCCGCTCCACGCTCCTGGTGCACCTGCCCCGTCTGGAGGGCTGGGGCGAGAATCCGCCCGTGAAGAACGGCCCCTCGCTCGGGGGCTACGGCGCGATCGCGATGAACGCGGCGCTCACCACGTCGATGACGCAATTGCCTGAGCAGCTACGTAAGACCCTCACCTGGGACCGTGGGAAGGAACTCTCCGGTCATACCCAGTTCGCTCTCGATACCGGGACGAAGGTGTTCTTCGCCGATCCGCACTCGCCCTGGCAACGACCGACGAACGAGAACACGAACGGGCTGCTGCGCCAGTACTTCCCGAAGGGCACCGATCTCTCCCGCTGGTCGTTCACGGACCTCGAAGCCGTCGCCATGGCGATCAACAACCGGCCCCGCAAAGTCCTGGGTTGGCGGACGCCGGCCGAGGTCTTCGAAGAACAGCTACGCTCGCTGCAACAGCCCGGTGTTGCAACGACTGGTTGAACTCGCCCAATACAGTGCGGCCGCCTTCGCCGGGGTGTGCGGCCGGCACGGCATCCGGCGCAGCATCGGCCGGGTCGGCTCAAGCTATGACACCGCCCTCACCTGTCTGGAAGACCGTGAGCTTGTTCAGCGGTGAGTCTCCAGGGTGAGAATGGCTCTGGCGATTGACGTCATCCGGCTCGGGTTGCAGCGGGCTTTGCGGAGGATCCGCCAGGTCTTGACCGATGCGATGGATCTCTCGACAGGCCACCGCAGACGCGAGTGCGCCCGGTTGACGCATCTCTGTTTGACGGTGAGGTCTTTGCCCGGTCGTATGGGGCACGACGACGATGTCACCGGCGCCCTGGTAGCCGCGGTCGGCCAGGATCGGGATGCCCAGGCGGATACACGTAGCGATGATCCGGTGCCGTCTGGCCGCGGTCAGATCGTGGGTCCGGCCGGGCAGCGCGGGCGAGATCCACACCAGCGTGCCGTCCGGAGCGGTCACCACCTGCAGGTTCACGCCGTGCCGGCGGTGCTTTCCCCAGTAGTCCGCCCGGCCGTCGCCGGTCCGGTCGCACTCGGCGAGTGTCCCCTCCAGCAGCAGGTAGCGGGCGTCGGGGCGATCTCAGGGCCGCGGTCAGACCGGGCGCGAGCTCTGCGAGGTGGCCGATCACGGCGTGCACGTGGGCGTGTGCGGTGCCCAGGCTGATACCGAAGCCGGCCGCGAGCTGACACATCGTGATCGTCAAAGGCAACCAGAAGAAGCTCCGCAAGCAGCTCAGATCCCTTCCGTGGACAGAGATCCCGCTGCAGGGCCGTGTGAAGGGCATCGGCCACGGCCGCTCGGAGATCCGACGGATCAAGGTGGTCACGGTCA
It includes:
- a CDS encoding lytic transglycosylase domain-containing protein, which encodes MKWELVAAIGRIESVHASGYGLREDGYTDKAIRGPQLNGQQFALIRDTDAGVWDGDRQYDRAVGPTQFIPSTWKQWGTDGNGDGKRDPNNIYDAALATGLYLCAGDRNLSTSEDLKTAVLSYNRSTQYYDNVLSWMRTYEGGGVAELPNTGTGTRLPHLPTLPTPPVSPSAPSTPAMPSAPGAPPTPTTPRTPPAPPKRDAPVEPEPPTRPTTPPHTTDPKPPKPVPIGKLTRVGASSFTADAGTVFLGRAKVMAVRTNGKAAAGQKIRFAVIGDTDARFTGGLRTVTVTTSAQGVAIAPCIEAGDRPSTFTIRAHLVSTHIEGVTPVAFAGTVLPAADKLTRTSDTALEASSSSTFGKEIGFKATLNGKAAAGVALVARVVADGGTEPVSAGPYFKDAKDRPLRTLTLTTTGTDGLVLLPELFTDENAGAYQLVLTATNGVTVTVDLTVTETTATPSPQPSTAP
- a CDS encoding transposase, which gives rise to MDAVFYVTDNGIKWLSVPADFPAWDRVYAFFRRWRENDLVKELHDTVAREGP